A region from the Halomarina litorea genome encodes:
- a CDS encoding FKBP-type peptidyl-prolyl cis-trans isomerase, whose product MSDESEAAENESEADAAEEAAAAEAEETEETGLQDGDFVRIAYTARTVEDDQLVDTTDQEVADEEDVGDQGEFEPRVIVLGAGHIFGSVEEDIKGKEVGDSGSVTVSAEEAFGEYDREQVRTITADKIPDDDRYPGAQVQIDGEQGYLETIVGGRARVDFNHPLAGENIEYEYEILDVVDDKLERAQGLLGMFLDIDLDMHIQTDEVEEEQVVESDDEDDEGEPETETVTVEKETLYIEATPQLTMNQQWMFQKQQIAQQVMDRVDLDRVIIQETIDGSGMGMMGGMGGMMGGMGGAGGEDIEEALEDADVDTDEILDELDEE is encoded by the coding sequence ATGAGTGACGAATCCGAGGCGGCCGAGAACGAATCCGAGGCCGACGCGGCCGAGGAGGCAGCGGCGGCCGAAGCCGAAGAGACCGAGGAGACGGGACTGCAGGACGGCGACTTCGTCCGTATCGCCTATACGGCGCGCACCGTCGAGGACGACCAGCTCGTCGACACGACCGACCAGGAGGTCGCAGACGAGGAAGACGTCGGCGACCAGGGCGAGTTCGAACCCCGCGTCATCGTCCTCGGGGCGGGCCACATCTTCGGCTCCGTCGAGGAGGACATCAAGGGCAAGGAGGTCGGCGACTCCGGCAGCGTCACCGTCTCCGCAGAGGAGGCCTTCGGCGAGTACGACCGCGAGCAGGTCAGGACCATCACCGCCGACAAGATTCCCGACGACGACCGCTACCCCGGCGCGCAGGTCCAGATCGACGGCGAGCAGGGCTACCTCGAGACCATCGTCGGCGGGCGCGCCCGCGTCGACTTCAACCACCCGCTGGCCGGCGAGAACATCGAGTACGAGTACGAGATTCTCGACGTCGTCGACGACAAACTCGAGCGCGCACAGGGCCTGCTCGGCATGTTCCTCGACATCGACCTCGACATGCACATCCAGACCGACGAGGTCGAGGAAGAGCAGGTCGTCGAGAGCGACGACGAGGACGACGAGGGCGAACCCGAGACGGAGACCGTCACCGTCGAGAAGGAGACGCTCTACATCGAGGCGACGCCGCAGCTGACGATGAACCAGCAGTGGATGTTCCAGAAGCAGCAGATCGCCCAGCAGGTCATGGACCGTGTCGACCTCGACCGCGTCATCATCCAGGAGACCATCGACGGCTCCGGGATGGGCATGATGGGCGGCATGGGCGGTATGATGGGCGGCATGGGCGGTGCCGGCGGCGAGGACATCGAGGAGGCTCTCGAGGACGCCGACGTCGACACCGACGAGATCCTCGACGAACTCGACGAGGAGTAA
- a CDS encoding MinD/ParA family ATP-binding protein, whose translation MLAVVGGKGGVGKTTTTLGVARALGRAGRRAVAVDADRDAPNLARVADVDSGDGPGRSREHVESAASAVDALAAGASVGAVATPGPDHPEVLVVPGGPAPSSAYRDALCRVRAHDGPVVVDCPAGAGRDVALPLGLADRALVVSTSRPAALRDAAKTAAMADALDTPLVGAVLTRCRAVPDGVGALLGGVPVTAIPPVADPLGSRAVAATYRRVTHRFSRHKG comes from the coding sequence ATGCTCGCCGTCGTCGGGGGGAAAGGTGGGGTCGGCAAGACCACGACCACGCTCGGCGTCGCCCGCGCACTCGGACGGGCCGGACGCCGGGCGGTCGCTGTCGACGCCGACCGCGACGCCCCGAACCTCGCGCGGGTCGCCGACGTCGACAGCGGGGACGGACCGGGTCGGTCGCGGGAGCACGTCGAGTCAGCGGCGTCCGCGGTCGACGCCCTCGCGGCGGGGGCGTCGGTCGGGGCAGTGGCGACGCCGGGTCCCGACCACCCCGAGGTGCTGGTCGTCCCCGGCGGTCCCGCCCCGTCGTCGGCGTACCGGGACGCGCTCTGCCGGGTGCGGGCCCACGACGGACCGGTGGTCGTCGACTGTCCGGCGGGCGCGGGCCGGGACGTGGCGCTCCCGCTTGGGCTGGCGGACCGTGCGCTGGTCGTCTCGACGTCCCGCCCGGCGGCCCTCCGCGACGCGGCGAAGACGGCGGCGATGGCCGACGCCCTCGACACCCCCCTCGTCGGGGCGGTCCTCACCCGGTGTCGGGCGGTCCCCGACGGCGTCGGTGCGCTCCTCGGAGGCGTCCCCGTCACGGCGATTCCCCCTGTCGCGGACCCGCTCGGGTCACGGGCCGTCGCCGCGACGTATCGGCGGGTGACACATCGTTTCAGCAGGCACAAGGGTTAA
- the pyrI gene encoding aspartate carbamoyltransferase regulatory subunit, with amino-acid sequence MSEDADRELRVSKIRDGTVIDHVPGGNALKVLSILGIDGSGGETVSIGMNVPSGELGKKDIVKVEGRELSQDEVDVISLIAPMATINIVRDFEVEEKHRVDRPDRVTGVFTCPNANCISTAGEPVESVFDVLDEGVRCAYCDTIVREDIAAHVG; translated from the coding sequence ATGAGTGAGGACGCCGACCGGGAACTCCGCGTCAGCAAGATTCGCGACGGGACGGTCATCGACCACGTCCCCGGCGGCAACGCGCTGAAAGTGCTGTCCATCCTCGGCATCGACGGGTCGGGCGGCGAGACGGTGTCCATCGGGATGAACGTCCCGTCGGGCGAACTCGGGAAGAAGGACATCGTGAAAGTCGAGGGTCGGGAACTGAGTCAGGACGAGGTGGACGTCATCTCGCTCATCGCACCGATGGCGACCATCAACATCGTCCGGGACTTCGAGGTCGAAGAGAAACACCGAGTGGACCGCCCCGACCGGGTGACGGGCGTGTTCACCTGCCCGAACGCCAACTGCATCAGCACGGCGGGGGAACCCGTCGAGAGCGTCTTCGACGTCCTCGACGAGGGCGTCCGGTGTGCCTACTGCGACACCATCGTCCGCGAGGACATCGCCGCCCACGTCGGGTAG
- a CDS encoding RAD55 family ATPase: MRDRLPTGVDVLDRKLDGGIPAGSTVALCAEPASQAELLLHELTATRGTLYITLGRTEEAVADSIANSSTRTGEPTIRHVSGDAPIDNAAKLVSALPEASNLIVDPVDVLERESHDRYRNFLNELQNHIHNTQGLAILHCLAGNHLPQGRDTTRHMADVVFDLETRVGSDSIENRLTVPKFRGGRALTDVVKLELADSVAIDTSRDIA, from the coding sequence ATGAGAGACCGGCTACCGACTGGAGTCGACGTGCTCGACCGGAAGCTCGACGGGGGCATCCCCGCGGGCAGCACTGTCGCGCTCTGTGCGGAGCCGGCGAGTCAGGCGGAACTCCTGCTCCACGAACTCACCGCCACGCGCGGAACGCTCTACATCACGCTCGGTCGGACCGAGGAGGCCGTCGCCGACAGCATCGCCAACTCCTCGACGCGCACCGGCGAACCGACCATCCGGCACGTCTCCGGGGACGCGCCCATCGACAACGCGGCGAAACTCGTCAGCGCGCTCCCGGAGGCGTCGAACCTCATCGTCGACCCGGTGGACGTCCTCGAACGCGAGTCACACGACCGGTACCGGAACTTTCTCAACGAACTCCAGAACCACATCCACAACACGCAGGGGCTCGCCATCCTCCACTGTCTGGCCGGCAACCACCTCCCGCAGGGCCGCGACACGACGCGCCACATGGCCGACGTGGTGTTCGACCTGGAGACGCGCGTCGGGAGCGACAGCATCGAGAACCGACTCACCGTGCCCAAGTTCCGCGGGGGCCGGGCGCTCACCGACGTGGTGAAACTCGAACTGGCCGACTCGGTGGCAATCGACACGAGCCGCGACATCGCGTAG
- the pyrB gene encoding aspartate carbamoyltransferase produces the protein MRHDHLISAKQLSRDDIETVLDRAAAIDGGEVTPETDGVLGLLFFEPSTRTKMSFDAAMKRLGGNTVDMGSVESSSVKKGETLADTVRVVSGYADALVLRHPSEGAAKLASEFVDVPLINAGDGAGQHPTQTLLDLYTMRENAGLDDLTVGIMGDLKYGRTVHSLASALTNFDARQHFVSPESLRLPRSVRYDLHEAGAQVREHTDLDAILPELDVLYVTRIQRERFPDENEYRQVAGEYRIDAETLEAAREDLVVMHPLPRVDEIAPEVDATTHAKYFEQAHNGVPVRMALLDLLLKSGGEGDE, from the coding sequence ATGCGGCACGACCACCTGATAAGCGCGAAACAGCTCTCGCGGGACGACATCGAGACGGTGCTCGACCGTGCCGCGGCCATCGACGGCGGTGAGGTGACGCCCGAAACCGACGGGGTGCTCGGCCTCCTCTTCTTCGAACCCAGCACCCGGACGAAGATGAGCTTCGACGCGGCGATGAAGCGCCTCGGCGGGAACACGGTGGACATGGGGAGCGTCGAGTCCTCCTCGGTCAAGAAAGGCGAGACGCTCGCGGACACGGTGCGCGTCGTCTCGGGGTACGCGGACGCCCTCGTCCTGCGCCACCCGAGCGAGGGGGCGGCGAAACTCGCCAGCGAGTTCGTGGACGTCCCGCTGATCAACGCGGGCGACGGGGCGGGCCAGCACCCCACCCAGACCCTGCTCGACCTCTATACGATGCGCGAGAACGCGGGGCTCGACGACCTCACCGTGGGCATCATGGGCGACCTGAAGTACGGGCGGACGGTCCACTCGCTGGCGAGCGCCCTCACCAACTTCGACGCGCGCCAGCACTTCGTCAGCCCAGAGAGCCTGCGACTGCCCCGGAGCGTCCGGTACGACCTGCACGAGGCGGGCGCGCAGGTCCGCGAACACACCGACCTCGACGCGATTCTCCCGGAACTCGACGTCCTCTACGTGACGCGCATCCAGCGCGAACGCTTCCCCGACGAGAACGAGTACCGGCAAGTCGCCGGCGAGTACCGCATCGACGCGGAGACGCTTGAGGCGGCCCGCGAGGACCTCGTCGTGATGCACCCGCTGCCCCGGGTAGACGAAATCGCCCCTGAGGTGGACGCCACCACACACGCGAAGTACTTCGAGCAGGCCCACAACGGCGTTCCCGTGCGGATGGCGCTGCTCGACCTCCTCCTGAAAAGCGGGGGTGAGGGCGATGAGTGA
- a CDS encoding DUF7344 domain-containing protein, with amino-acid sequence MATRQPPAHTDARGAAYDLMANRRRRHVLAYLRGHPHEDIAIDDLTSRVIARELMDGDGPVDPESVSATLHHVHLPKLADAGLIEYDADAHVVYTPPLDDATPDADPGVFFEGHSA; translated from the coding sequence ATGGCCACGAGACAACCCCCTGCACACACCGACGCTCGCGGTGCTGCGTACGACCTGATGGCGAACCGGCGGCGGCGGCACGTGCTCGCGTACCTCCGTGGACACCCGCACGAGGACATCGCGATAGACGACCTCACGAGTCGGGTCATCGCCCGCGAACTCATGGACGGCGACGGGCCGGTCGACCCGGAGAGCGTCAGCGCGACGCTCCACCACGTCCACCTCCCGAAACTGGCGGACGCGGGACTCATCGAGTACGACGCCGACGCACACGTCGTCTACACGCCGCCGCTCGACGACGCCACCCCCGACGCCGACCCCGGCGTGTTCTTCGAGGGCCACTCGGCGTAG